The following are encoded together in the Thiobacillus sp. SCUT-2 genome:
- a CDS encoding SCO family protein has translation MRLTSRGKFLLVVGVFVAPVVAAYLAYAGWRPSAHSNYGDLLNVTPLQQTAGQTPDGHAFDLGELRGKWVMVRVGPGHCDAACAWQLYLMRQTRIAQGKEQSRIERLWVLTDTAPPDTAVLAAHPGLHVWRPASPAFAAQFPAPQGSATAHIYLIDPLGNLMMRFPSHVDAKGMMKDLRLLLKASQIG, from the coding sequence ATGCGATTGACTTCGCGCGGCAAGTTCCTGTTGGTGGTGGGCGTCTTCGTGGCGCCCGTGGTCGCAGCCTATCTGGCCTACGCGGGATGGCGGCCGTCGGCGCACTCGAATTACGGCGATCTGCTCAACGTCACGCCTTTGCAGCAGACAGCCGGGCAGACGCCGGATGGCCACGCCTTCGATCTCGGCGAACTTCGCGGCAAGTGGGTCATGGTGCGTGTGGGGCCGGGGCATTGCGACGCCGCATGCGCATGGCAGCTGTACCTGATGCGGCAGACGCGCATCGCTCAGGGCAAGGAGCAGTCGCGCATCGAGCGCCTCTGGGTGCTGACCGACACGGCTCCGCCGGACACCGCCGTGCTTGCGGCCCATCCCGGATTGCATGTCTGGCGGCCGGCGTCTCCGGCCTTCGCGGCGCAGTTTCCGGCGCCGCAGGGCAGCGCCACGGCGCATATCTATTTGATCGACCCCCTTGGCAACCTGATGATGCGATTCCCGTCGCACGTCGACGCGAAGGGCATGATGAAAGACCTGCGCCTGCTTCTCAAGGCGTCCCAGATTGGCT
- a CDS encoding twin transmembrane helix small protein has translation MRIIALLFIVFILASLASALYYLVKDKGGSDRTVKMLTVRIALSLTLFLLLMAGYYFGIIPQSGLR, from the coding sequence ATGCGCATCATTGCCCTGCTCTTCATCGTGTTCATTTTGGCCAGCCTGGCCAGTGCCCTCTACTACCTTGTCAAGGACAAGGGAGGGTCGGATCGCACGGTCAAGATGCTCACCGTGCGCATCGCGCTCTCCCTCACCCTCTTCCTCCTGCTGATGGCGGGCTATTACTTCGGCATCATCCCGCAAAGCGGCTTGCGATAG
- a CDS encoding SURF1 family protein: MHLLKVRVGSWQFSPGVWPTLAALFFFVLTLELGNWQLGRAEAKRALQDRYDVALREAPIHVGGEPLDPESVLYRKLEVRGVFDAAHTILLDNRIYQGVAGYHVLTPLMIEGGSLAILVNRGWVAVGRSRAQPPFPPTPEGTVHLEGIAVDPHSRYLELAPTAPQGRVWQNLDFARYAASTRLRLQPVMLLQTSALADGLRRDWPRPDAGVTMHEGYAIQWYGLAATLAVLWLVLNIRRHAGDDS, encoded by the coding sequence GTGCACTTGCTGAAGGTGCGCGTCGGGTCGTGGCAGTTCTCGCCTGGCGTGTGGCCGACGCTGGCAGCCTTGTTCTTTTTCGTCCTGACGCTCGAACTCGGCAACTGGCAGCTGGGACGGGCCGAGGCGAAGCGCGCCTTGCAGGACCGCTATGACGTGGCGTTGCGCGAGGCCCCGATTCATGTCGGCGGCGAGCCGCTCGATCCGGAAAGCGTGCTCTACCGCAAGCTCGAAGTGCGCGGCGTATTCGATGCGGCGCACACGATTTTGCTGGACAACCGCATCTATCAAGGCGTTGCCGGCTATCACGTCCTCACGCCCCTGATGATCGAGGGCGGGTCGCTGGCCATCCTGGTCAATCGCGGCTGGGTGGCCGTGGGACGATCCCGCGCGCAGCCTCCGTTCCCGCCGACGCCCGAAGGCACCGTGCACCTGGAGGGCATCGCGGTCGACCCTCATAGCCGCTATCTCGAGCTGGCGCCGACGGCACCGCAGGGGCGCGTGTGGCAGAACCTCGACTTCGCGCGCTATGCCGCCTCGACCCGCCTGCGTCTGCAGCCGGTGATGCTGCTGCAGACCAGCGCGCTGGCAGACGGCCTGCGGCGCGACTGGCCGCGCCCCGATGCCGGCGTCACGATGCACGAGGGCTATGCGATCCAGTGGTACGGGCTGGCGGCGACGCTTGCGGTGCTCTGGCTGGTACTCAACATCAGGCGGCATGCCGGCGACGACAGCTGA